One Aspergillus oryzae RIB40 DNA, chromosome 2 genomic window carries:
- a CDS encoding glucan endo-1,3-beta-D-glucosidase (predicted endo-1,3-beta-glucanase) → MATMANGQDVFLPVSTGPIPGTVKSRNDHPVPRASIMNNTDPIETNKFYAGLFLGTQTNTTFTHPYGIAWAKGNGNAKSYGMAISHIEADKLALGPKNDKIPGSPVQYYVNPIGIQSIILSATELGGSTVLMTENPLPFSANAVLQPQSGSSERITFPVVQGMGFVTGIYSNLQPVIQSSVFFSKVVSAGSPRPGIFKYTVDLADGTNWLLYLTSNDGKDPNLHLESTTNLRGPPGWSGTVQVAKNPAGTLGEKLFDNSSGVYATQGWVKGAVSGQTGTYSLTWGKEGKDKDGTPLMMYALPHHVESFDKTTHDRLTNITMRTTTKGNATAVIGETWSMVEQDLPVGMGFAPWSVSAGSVDTISPAAQKVIIDVAPTELQQDVGNQSNLNSMYYSGKALSKFATLVYAVDKLGGKPDLAAPALKDLKTAFARFIDNKQQFPLVYDNVWKGVVSSASYDGGDSGADFGNTYYNDHHFHYGYFIHAAAIIGSLDPSWIQGNKDWVNMLVRDAGNAATNDPLFPFSRGFDWFHGHSWAKGLFESFDGKDEESTSEDAMFAYALKMWGKTIGDASMEARGNLMLGILRRSLHNYFLLEADNKNHPPVFVPNKVTGILFENKVDHTTYFGANLEYIHGIHMLPLLPVSPYTRSQKFVKEEWDALFATNAAAPAEQVQAGWKGVLYANLALIDPVSAWNFFAQPNFDYSVIDGGATRIWYLALAAGELTTHSSGFISTTNNI, encoded by the exons ATGGCGACAATGGCAAACGGTCAAGATGTGTTTCTGCCAGTATCTACCGGCCCAATTCCCGGAACAGTGAAGTCACGGAATGACCACCCAGTCCCCAGGGCCTCCATA ATGAACAACACGGACCCGATTGAAACAAACAAGTTCTACGCCGGATTGTTCCTAGGGACTCAAACCAATACAACCTTCACACATCCATATGGGATTGCGTGGGCAAAGGGGAACGGGAATGCGAAAAGCTACGGCATGGCTATCTCGCATATTGAGGCAGACAAGCTTGCTTTGGGGCCGAAAAATGACAAGATACCAGGCAGCCCAGTTCAATATTACGTGAACCCTATTGGTATCCAGTCCATTATATTATCGGCAACTGAATTGGGGGGCTCTACTGTGCTTATGACAGAGAATCCGCTGCCATTCTCGGCGAACGCTGTCTTGCAACCTCAGAGTGGATCATCTGAGAGGATCACCTTTCCCGTAGTACAGGGCATGGGTTTTGTCACCGGGATATATTCGAACCTTCAGCCCGTTATTCAGAGCAGTGTTTTCTTCAGCAAAGTAGTCTCTGCTGGTTCTCCAAGACCTGGTATTTTCAAATATACCGTGGATCTTGCAGATGGGACCAATTGGCTTCTTTACCTAACTTCAAATGATGGGAAAGATCCAAATCTCCATCTGGAGTCCACTACCAACCTGCGTGGGCCTCCTGGCTGGTCAGGAACAGTGCAGGTGGCCAAAAACCCAGCAGGTACATTGGGAGAGAAACTATTCGACAATTCGTCTGGTGTCTATGCCACACAAGGTTGGGTGAAAGGTGCTGTATCTGGTCAGACGGGAACATACAGCCTCACGTGGGGGAAGGAGGGCAAAGATAAAGACGGTACCCCATTGATGATGTATGCTCTGCCGCACCACGTGGAATCATTTGATAAAACTACCCACGACCGCCTGACAAATATCACGATGCGCACAACCACAAAGGGCAATGCAACAGCAGTCATCGGGGAGACTTGGTCAATGGTGGAACAGGATCTGCCTGTTGGTATGGGATTTGCCCCGTGGTCTGTGTCCGCAGGCAGCGTCGACACGATTTCTCCGGCGGCCCAAAAAGTCATCATAGATGTGGCACCAACAGAGCTGCAACAGGACGTCGGCAATCAATCCAACTTGAATAGCATGTATTACAGCGGCAAAGCTCTCAGCAAATTCGCTACGCTCGTATACGCCGTGGACAAATTGGGTGGCAAGCCCGACCTTGCAGCCCCTGCTCTGAAGGACCTAAAGACGGCCTTCGCTCGATTTATTGATAACAAGCAGCAATTTCCCCTGGTGTACGACAATGTATGGAAGGGAGTAGTGTCTTCGGCTAGTTATGACGGTGGTGATTCTGGGGCTGATTTCGGAAACACATATTACAATGACCACCATTTTCACTACGGCTACTTCATCCATGCCGCTGCAATCATCGGGTCCCTTGATCCATCTTGGATTCAAGGCAACAAAGATTGGGTCAATATGCTTGTCCGTGATGCAGGAAATGCCGCTACCAATGATCcacttttccccttttctcgTGGGTTCGACTGGTTCCATGGTCATTCATGGGCGAAAGGGCTTTTTGAATCCTTTGAcgggaaagacgaagagtcGACATCGGAAGATGCGATGTTTGCTTATGCTCTAAAGATGTGGGGTAAGACCATTGGAGATGCCAGTATGGAAGCAAGAGGGAACTTGATGCTGGGCATTTTGAGACGGAGCCTCCATAATTATTTCCTCTTGGAGGCTGACAACAAGAATCACCCCCCGGTCTTTGTTCCGAATAAGGTGACGGGCATA TTATTCGAAAACAAGGTGGACCACACTACCTACTTTGGAGCCAACCTAGAGTATATTCACGG GATTCACATGCTGCCGCTCTTACCGGTCTCGCCGTACACACGCAGCCAAAAGTTCGTCAAGGAAGAGTGGGATGCCCTTTTTGCAACTAATGCTGCAGCACCGGCCGAGCAGGTGCAAGCTGGATGGAAAGGTGTCTTATATGCAAATCTTGCCCTTATCGATCCAGTGTCAGCCTGGAATTTCTTCGCGCAACCGAACTTCGACTATAGCGTGATCGATGGGGGAGCGACACGGATTTGGTACCTCGCGCTTGCTGCAGGTGAGTTAACCACCCATTCTTCAGGGTTCATTAGCACCACTAACAATATATAG
- a CDS encoding calcium/proton exchanger (Ca2+/H+ antiporter VCX1 and related proteins) — protein sequence MTGGSQNGSREPNERDALIGDTIRANSGLVPRHKRRPWAYWPVRVVHLTWATLVRDYVNLLLVFVPFGIIAGALGWDSTAVFTLNFLAIVPLASLLSFATEELAAAMGQALGGLMNATFGNAVELIVSIIALKDGQIRVVQASMLGSILSNILLVLGCCFFVGGIRYSEQSFNTTVASTMSSLMTVASASLIIPATLYASLSSTGDEKTRTENILILSHGTAIILLILYVMYLYFQLKSHASFFEEATPDPENSGDDVAEEEEEHILSPWAACVVLVVVTILVAVCADYLVGSIDPIVEKTGMSRTFIGLILIPIVGNAAEHVTAVVVAWKGKMDLAIGVAIGSSLQIALFVTPFLVILGWILDVDMTLHFHIFETVAFFISGLVVTFLIQDGKSNYLEGGLCLGMYVILALAFYVYPDQATDDALFHI from the exons ATGACTGGCGGCTCGCAGAATGGCTCTAGGGAGCCCAACGAAAGAGATGCCCTGATCGGTGACACTATTCGGGCCAACTCCGGCCTTGTTCCACGCCATAAACGCAGGCCGTGGGCTTACTGGCCGGTAAGAGTCGTCCACTTGACATGGGCTACCCTTGTACGAGATTAtgtcaatctcctcctcgtGTTCGTGCCATTTGGCATTATTGCTGGCGCTCTTGGCTGGGATAGTACTGCTGTTTTCACATTGAACTTCCTAGCAATCGTGCCGCTGGCATCTCTGTTGAGCTTCGCGACCGAGGAGCTAGCAGCTGCGATGGGTCAGGCCCTAGGCGGATTAATGAATGCTACCTTTGGCAACGCTGTGGAGTTAATC GTTAGTATCATTGCCCTGAAGGATGGGCAGATCCGTGTCGTTCAGGCTAGTATGCTCGGTAGTATACTGTCTAATATCCTCCTGGTGTTAGGATGCTGCTTCTTTGTTGGGGGTATTCGTTACTCTGAACAGTCCTTCAACACAACGGTGGCGTCGACCATGTCGTCACTGATGACCgttgcatctgcttctttgATCATCCCCGCGACACTTTACGCATCTCTGTCTTCAACTGGTGATGAAAAGACCAGAACCGAGAATATTCTCATTCTGTCACATGGCACTGCTATCATTTTGCTGATTCTATATGTGATGTACCTTTATTTCCAACTTAAGTCACACGCGTCGTTCTTTGAGGAAGCCACCCCCGACCCGGAAAATTCAGGCGATGATGtggcggaagaggaggaagagcatATCCTTTCCCCATGGGCTGCCTGCGTTGTCTTGGTTGTGGTGACAATTCTCGTCGCCGTATGTGCCGATTATCTTGTTGGAAGCATTGACCCTATCGTGGAGAAGACTGGTATGAGCCGAACCTTCATTGGTTTGATCCTCATTCCCATTGTAGGAAATGCTGCGGAACATGTGACAGCGGTTGTGGTCGcttggaaaggaaagatggatcTTGCCATTGGGGTTGCCATCGGCAGCAGTCTGCAGATCGCTCTTTTTGTCACGCCCTTCCTCGTTATTCTGGGCTGGATCCTGGATGTGGATATGACTCTCCACTTCCACATCTTCGAGACCGTTGCCTTTTTTATCTCTGGCTTGGTTGTAACATTCCTTATCCAGGATGGAAAATCAAACTATCTTGAAGGCGGCTTGTGTCTGGGAAT GTACGTGATTCTGGCTCTGGCATTCTATGTATACCCGGATCAGGCCACCGACGACGCCCTATTTCACATTTAG
- a CDS encoding mitochondrial 37S ribosomal protein uS7m (predicted protein), giving the protein MPPRLNLFNARTAVPVFRQTSINVSRPSIATTINSNRSTRHGLKTGLSSSTPMQKRYNSSASGGDNSERPKAPTEDPLPHVSEEAAEISKIMDKKCDGTPASPELEQGTPISEILQRDKEAQKHMPKVMQDQIKSSTGTRSFSTSTRRSQAELHGQGKSFDEQTAAVMASMISQVNQQAEEFHDGIKFDPVETLPKTENFRTRYDSLLEQFTKLLMTDGKLSRAQKDMAFILDHLRTAPPPQPNPKRPLLPGPPAPQLPLNPVLYLTLIVDSVAPLIKIRQQKGIAGGGASVQIPVPLALRQRRRTAIKWIIDGSDKRRDSKFAQRVANELVAVAEGRSGVWDKREQQHKLGIAGRSNLGMVGGRR; this is encoded by the exons ATGCCGCCCCGTCTCAACCTTTTCAACGCGAGGACCGCTGTCCCGGTCTTTCGCCAAACCTCAATCAACGTTTCTCGACCCAGTATCGCTACTACTATCAACAGCAACCGATCCACCCGCCATGGCTTGAAGACTGGCTTGTCGTCCTCGACGCCAATGCAGAAGAGATACAACTCCTCAGCGTCGGGGGGAGACAACTCGGAGCGGCCCAAGGCTCCCACAGAGGACCCGTTACCTCACGTTAGCGAGGAGGCCGCGGAGATAAGCAAGATCATGGACAAGAAATGCGATGGCACTCCCGCGAGTCCGGAGTTGGAGCAAGGAACGCCTATCTCAGAG ATCCTCCAACGGGACAAAGAAGCCCAGAAACATATGCCCAAGGTCATGCAAGACCAGATCAAATCATCGACTGGTACTCGCTCGTTCTCGACATCCACTCGCCGGAGCCAGGCAGAATTACATGGCCAAGGAAAGAGCTTCGATGAGCAAACGGCCGCAGTGATGGCCAGCATGATCTCTCAGGTCAACCAGCAGGCTGAGGAATTTCATGATGGGATCAAGTTTGACCCAGTCGAGACCCTTCCCAAGACAGAGAACTTCCGCACGAGATATGACTCGCTGCTCGAACAATTTACCAAACTCTTAATGACGGATGGCAAGCTGAGTAGGGCGCAGAAG GATATGGCGTTCATTCTGGACCACCTCCGGACTGCTCCTCCGCCTCAGCCCAACCCCAAGCGGCCTCTGCTTCCTGGACCCCCCGCCCCACAGCTTCCACTGAACCCTGTCCTATATCTCACCTTGATTGTCGACTCCGTTGCTCCTCTGATCAAGATTCGCCAGCAGAAAGGTAtcgccggtggtggtgcgtCGGTGCAGATTCCGGTTCCGCTCGCGCTGAGACAACGTCGCAGGACAGCGATTAAATGGATTATCGATGGCTCTGATAAACGACGTGACAGCAAGTTTGCCCAGCGAGTAGCGAACGAGTTGGTTGCGGTTGCAGAAGGCCGCAGTGGTGTGTGGGACAAGAGAGAGCAGCAGCACAAGCTCGGTATCGCAGGCCGGTCGAATCTCGGCATGGTCGGTGGTCGTCGGTAG